Proteins encoded in a region of the Clostridium butyricum genome:
- a CDS encoding single-stranded DNA-binding protein: protein MNKVVQIGRMTKDAELKYLPGSGTAVANFSIAVDDGFGDNKKTYFFNIVVFGKSAEAVVNYTHKGSKVAVTGKLTTRTWDAQDGTKRYATEIVADSFGGIEFLDSKSDNQNQTNYQTNEYSVPGQVDDQLEAVDDGDMPF, encoded by the coding sequence ATGAATAAAGTAGTGCAAATAGGACGTATGACTAAAGATGCAGAATTAAAATATTTGCCTGGAAGCGGAACAGCAGTAGCAAATTTTAGTATAGCTGTTGATGATGGATTTGGAGACAATAAGAAAACTTATTTCTTTAATATAGTTGTATTTGGTAAAAGTGCTGAAGCAGTTGTAAATTACACTCACAAAGGTTCAAAAGTAGCAGTAACAGGAAAACTAACCACTAGAACATGGGATGCACAAGATGGTACTAAAAGATATGCAACTGAAATTGTAGCAGATAGTTTTGGAGGAATAGAGTTTCTTGATAGTAAATCAGATAACCAAAACCAAACCAACTATCAAACTAACGAATACTCAGTTCCAGGACAAGTAGATGATCAATTAGAAGCTGTGGATGACGGAGATATGCCATTTTAA
- a CDS encoding phBC6A51 family helix-turn-helix protein — MIDKQKSEAINYLVEGLKTREEIAKIIGVGERTLYRWLKDTEFKAECQKRAELFENDLLRESQSLLKHKLGSAIDNIVEIANNPKIKEETRLKANQYLVDRVLGNTTTKIEQNNKGDNKDKQPVDIDKVLENIKEQTKDN, encoded by the coding sequence TTGATTGATAAACAGAAAAGTGAAGCTATTAATTATTTAGTTGAAGGCCTTAAAACTAGGGAAGAAATAGCAAAAATAATAGGTGTTGGTGAAAGAACATTATATAGATGGTTAAAGGATACTGAATTTAAGGCTGAGTGTCAGAAACGTGCAGAGCTTTTTGAAAATGATTTATTAAGAGAATCACAAAGTCTTCTTAAGCATAAGCTTGGCAGTGCTATAGATAATATCGTTGAGATAGCTAACAACCCTAAGATAAAGGAAGAGACACGCTTAAAGGCTAATCAGTACTTGGTTGATAGAGTGCTTGGTAATACTACAACTAAGATAGAGCAGAACAATAAAGGAGATAATAAAGACAAGCAACCAGTAGATATAGATAAGGTGCTTGAAAACATTAAAGAACAGACCAAAGATAATTAA
- a CDS encoding DUF5651 domain-containing protein, which translates to MGNLKRAYLTSEEKNFYMISKAYVQYCDGLRGLDVHTNNPVWEDWKDRGMLTGTMQKNIKMTYTYLKKFCYELEENLSATEMERLNKQLNKFDYKLVDDFTVKKLLRDIGNNIKYAVIEREKLEPVLQDIAAVRCVGCTANYEKCPLYKMLDDISIPYVKECPTCPYACELSEYTEDELKNIERMREIIHKRKSVAKEFNRKIEYEDKKSKSKKRK; encoded by the coding sequence ATGGGGAATTTAAAGAGAGCTTATCTAACTTCTGAAGAGAAAAATTTCTACATGATATCTAAAGCTTATGTCCAGTATTGTGATGGACTTAGAGGATTAGATGTGCATACCAATAATCCAGTTTGGGAAGATTGGAAAGACCGTGGAATGTTAACTGGCACTATGCAGAAAAATATAAAGATGACTTACACATATCTTAAGAAATTCTGTTACGAGCTTGAAGAAAATTTAAGTGCAACTGAAATGGAAAGACTTAATAAACAACTTAATAAATTTGATTATAAATTAGTGGATGATTTTACAGTTAAGAAGTTGCTTAGGGATATTGGAAATAATATAAAGTATGCGGTAATTGAAAGAGAAAAACTTGAACCAGTACTACAGGATATCGCAGCAGTAAGATGCGTTGGATGTACTGCTAATTATGAAAAATGTCCTTTGTATAAAATGCTTGATGATATAAGTATACCTTACGTAAAAGAATGTCCTACATGTCCATACGCATGTGAACTTAGTGAATATACAGAAGATGAACTTAAGAATATTGAAAGAATGAGAGAAATTATACACAAAAGAAAATCTGTTGCAAAAGAATTCAATAGAAAAATTGAATATGAAGATAAAAAATCAAAATCTAAGAAACGAAAATAA
- a CDS encoding ERCC4 domain-containing protein, which yields MRYKFTEKEVTEILKNIIVLVDTREQANYHVISWLSKNKIKFKTQKLDYGDYSCMLPFGTFKGQQRDIYFDRDIVIERKFCIDELAMNLKDKKTNINEIKREIIELFGEKYLEKILKTDYNRLKYEFANMNKHKIDFYIFLEDKDFDSNIRSGNYRAQYGPKTLYARLKALEREFKTVIRPVDNEFMGSEIYNTLKYGIRNKLVHDGYIEEVNLDVREDN from the coding sequence ATGAGATATAAATTTACTGAGAAGGAAGTAACAGAAATTTTAAAGAACATTATTGTACTAGTAGATACGAGAGAGCAGGCTAATTATCATGTTATAAGCTGGTTAAGCAAGAATAAAATAAAATTTAAGACACAAAAACTTGATTATGGTGATTATTCTTGTATGTTGCCTTTTGGAACATTTAAAGGACAACAACGAGACATTTATTTTGATAGGGATATAGTTATTGAAAGAAAGTTCTGTATAGATGAACTTGCAATGAACTTAAAGGATAAAAAAACAAATATTAATGAGATTAAAAGAGAAATAATAGAATTATTTGGAGAAAAATATTTAGAAAAGATATTAAAAACTGATTATAACAGGTTAAAATATGAGTTTGCTAATATGAATAAACATAAAATTGATTTTTATATATTTTTAGAAGATAAGGATTTTGATTCAAATATTAGATCAGGAAATTATAGAGCTCAGTATGGACCTAAAACATTGTATGCAAGATTAAAAGCTTTAGAAAGAGAATTCAAAACAGTCATAAGGCCTGTAGACAATGAATTTATGGGAAGTGAAATATATAATACTCTTAAATATGGAATAAGGAACAAACTTGTTCATGATGGTTACATTGAGGAGGTTAATTTAGATGTCAGAGAAGATAACTAA
- a CDS encoding phage portal protein, protein MDLKEIEFLQKCYADYLVKLGHYDDINRYYYGNTDSLAAFVPREGRSNLKVNTNFIQKLVDEEAQYSFGNDITYTSVEGNDQVVKDINYHLKNNKSDHDINLGIELIKYGMVFEINYLEEYEAEKFKFKNKIVSPLEGYMYLENDIPKYFLHMFHKQLEPEKTYIDVYTDKAIYHFDETWKEVSSKTEHYFGIVPVGIGIIGGKAYSIDRGYEEGDKTVYNTIKNIQDALETNLSDIVSEISDFRNAIMKIYGVEAENEKDKDGNDIIDESTGKPKKKEPVVRNNCILLFGDKTSQDAEWLIKNVNDTFIKNTRDDLLNLIYTLTSHIDNNEKMQSNLSGMALRSKLQCLEAKCKMNEKAMINIICIRISCLFKFLFLTQSKSYDVNTIKIQFTPNIPVDETGIADMISKLSASSVVSKETMRSWLPRIENPVAEGEKIKKELEDELPGSNLSNIQHTTDPIGGDGDEL, encoded by the coding sequence ATGGATTTAAAAGAAATTGAATTTTTACAAAAGTGTTATGCAGATTATCTTGTGAAACTAGGCCACTATGATGATATTAATAGATATTATTATGGAAATACAGATAGTTTAGCAGCTTTTGTTCCTAGAGAAGGTAGAAGCAATCTTAAAGTAAATACAAATTTTATACAGAAACTAGTTGATGAAGAAGCACAATATAGTTTTGGAAATGATATTACTTATACAAGTGTTGAAGGCAATGATCAAGTTGTAAAAGATATTAATTACCATCTAAAGAATAATAAATCTGATCATGATATTAATTTAGGAATTGAATTGATTAAATATGGGATGGTTTTTGAAATTAATTATCTTGAAGAATATGAAGCTGAGAAATTTAAATTTAAAAATAAAATTGTAAGTCCACTTGAAGGATATATGTATTTAGAAAATGATATTCCAAAGTATTTTTTACATATGTTTCATAAGCAGCTTGAACCAGAAAAGACTTATATTGATGTTTATACTGATAAAGCTATATATCATTTTGATGAAACTTGGAAGGAAGTAAGTTCTAAGACTGAACATTATTTTGGAATAGTTCCAGTAGGTATAGGAATAATAGGTGGCAAGGCATATAGCATTGATAGAGGTTATGAAGAGGGTGACAAGACTGTTTATAACACTATCAAGAATATACAGGATGCACTTGAGACAAATTTATCTGACATTGTAAGTGAAATATCAGATTTTAGAAATGCTATTATGAAAATATATGGTGTTGAAGCTGAAAACGAAAAAGATAAAGATGGAAATGATATTATTGATGAATCTACAGGAAAGCCTAAGAAAAAAGAGCCTGTAGTAAGAAATAATTGTATATTATTGTTTGGAGATAAGACAAGTCAAGATGCAGAATGGTTAATAAAAAATGTAAATGATACATTTATTAAAAATACTCGTGATGATCTATTAAATTTAATTTATACACTTACAAGCCATATAGACAATAATGAAAAGATGCAAAGTAATTTATCAGGAATGGCTTTAAGAAGCAAGCTCCAGTGTCTTGAAGCCAAGTGTAAAATGAATGAAAAAGCTATGATTAATATTATATGCATAAGGATTTCGTGTTTATTTAAATTTTTATTTTTAACACAAAGTAAGTCTTATGATGTTAATACTATAAAGATTCAATTTACACCTAATATTCCTGTAGATGAAACTGGAATAGCTGATATGATAAGTAAATTATCTGCATCTAGTGTAGTTAGTAAGGAAACTATGAGAAGTTGGTTGCCTAGAATTGAAAATCCAGTTGCGGAAGGTGAAAAAATAAAAAAAGAATTAGAAGACGAACTTCCAGGTAGCAATTTATCTAATATTCAACATACAACTGATCCTATAGGTGGTGATGGTGATGAGTTATAG
- a CDS encoding terminase, with product MIYYDILEFSSDVEYEVYILNKYLTKHYDSKSAKELLRSYNDNLDGLAKSLGHKDIGFYCEYFLREIFVPSDDNTARELCSSHYELWDMADRMLIQDEFDKTNIVCPRGFAKTTIYDFAVISWCICYKESIFTILIGKKDKDATQFMDDILQLFEKNKRIIDNFGQLIDRKKNTVNANEIEFSNGCDLQAVGSGTSIRGRKYGNVRPTLVIGDDAQDDNDVLTAEARQKKYDTWCKQVENVGDTAVYRKGKKIKKATKIVSIGTVLHLECLISRLSKNPDYKTILKRAIILKDGQTVDDIFESDLWQQCHDIYFDEKFNENQRYENAKKFYLNHYDEMQFPVLWPEKWDCFEDLAVDYWKNRKTFMSEKMNDGSSIGEKWFKSIRTQISEEIENHRFIKTMLTVDPASTTKKKSDSTNIMVGSKAVNDFTYVRDVVHKKMGFKQYCEKVVELLRKYLDITHINIEKNTFQGADVLKIQELIKEDPILRPKKYIWINEMQKKNKDEKISTITDSVNNGAIIMVSDKEDSKKAIDEILEFQGQKYSPHDDAPDNLSELENKLKEIKPKASFSIIYR from the coding sequence TTGATTTATTATGACATTTTAGAGTTTAGCAGTGATGTTGAATATGAAGTTTATATATTAAATAAGTATTTAACTAAGCATTATGATAGTAAATCAGCTAAGGAACTTCTTAGAAGCTATAATGATAATTTAGATGGACTTGCTAAGAGTCTTGGTCATAAAGATATTGGATTCTATTGTGAGTACTTTTTAAGAGAAATATTTGTTCCAAGTGATGATAATACTGCCAGGGAATTATGCAGCAGCCATTATGAATTATGGGATATGGCTGATAGGATGCTTATACAGGATGAATTTGACAAAACCAATATAGTTTGTCCTAGAGGATTTGCGAAGACTACAATATATGATTTTGCGGTTATTAGCTGGTGTATATGTTACAAGGAATCTATATTTACTATTCTTATCGGTAAGAAAGATAAAGATGCAACTCAATTCATGGATGATATATTGCAGTTATTTGAAAAAAATAAGCGCATTATTGATAACTTCGGTCAGCTTATTGATAGAAAAAAGAATACAGTTAATGCAAATGAGATTGAATTTTCTAATGGATGCGATCTGCAGGCTGTAGGTTCTGGTACTTCTATTAGAGGTCGTAAATATGGAAATGTCAGACCAACTTTAGTAATTGGTGATGATGCTCAGGATGATAATGATGTTCTTACTGCTGAAGCTAGACAGAAAAAATATGATACTTGGTGTAAACAAGTTGAAAATGTTGGTGATACTGCAGTTTATAGAAAAGGAAAGAAGATTAAAAAGGCTACAAAGATAGTCTCTATAGGAACAGTATTACATTTAGAGTGCTTAATTAGTAGGTTGAGTAAAAATCCTGATTATAAGACTATATTAAAGCGTGCAATTATATTAAAAGATGGTCAAACAGTAGATGATATCTTTGAATCTGATTTATGGCAACAGTGTCATGACATATATTTTGATGAAAAATTCAATGAAAATCAAAGATATGAAAATGCTAAAAAGTTTTATTTAAACCATTATGATGAAATGCAGTTTCCTGTTTTATGGCCAGAAAAATGGGATTGTTTTGAAGACTTGGCTGTTGATTATTGGAAGAATAGAAAAACATTTATGTCTGAAAAAATGAATGATGGCAGTTCTATAGGTGAAAAATGGTTTAAATCAATAAGGACTCAAATAAGTGAAGAAATTGAAAATCATAGGTTTATTAAGACTATGCTTACTGTGGATCCTGCATCTACTACAAAAAAGAAATCAGATAGTACTAATATTATGGTAGGAAGTAAGGCTGTCAATGATTTTACTTATGTAAGAGATGTAGTTCACAAAAAAATGGGATTCAAGCAATATTGTGAAAAAGTTGTTGAGTTGCTTAGAAAGTATTTAGATATAACACATATAAATATTGAAAAAAATACATTTCAAGGAGCAGATGTTTTAAAAATTCAAGAACTAATTAAAGAAGATCCTATTCTGAGACCTAAAAAATATATTTGGATTAATGAAATGCAGAAAAAAAATAAAGATGAAAAAATAAGTACTATTACTGATTCTGTAAATAATGGTGCTATTATTATGGTTTCTGATAAAGAAGATAGTAAAAAAGCTATTGATGAAATATTGGAGTTCCAAGGACAAAAATATAGTCCACATGATGATGCCCCTGATAATCTTTCAGAATTAGAAAATAAACTTAAAGAAATAAAACCAAAGGCTAGTTTTAGTATTATCTACAGATAG
- a CDS encoding DUF6877 family protein, whose translation MIKINTIQDLVNKSDMIPTVALRDISGRISDWLSSGGKETDPYIKQQFRYAENLINMRM comes from the coding sequence ATGATAAAAATAAACACTATTCAGGACTTGGTAAATAAATCAGATATGATACCAACAGTAGCATTGAGAGATATAAGTGGAAGAATATCTGATTGGTTATCAAGTGGAGGAAAAGAAACTGATCCATATATAAAACAACAATTTAGATATGCGGAGAACTTAATAAATATGAGGATGTGA
- a CDS encoding DUF4355 domain-containing protein, whose amino-acid sequence MKKVDLLKIIETIADDGDINETILGHEEFKSLKDLSKLSVEDITGILGSEVGKAYMTSHDDSIRSKAVETFKTGKMQDEIKKAIEEAKNGKKSPEAEALEKLQKEFEASQAELTKERTMNKLSATLKEKKLPIELANFAYGDGQEETINKNIETLQNVLNSAVDSGVKAKLGISAYTPPADAQTNAANAEIAQAMGVQ is encoded by the coding sequence ATGAAAAAAGTAGATTTATTAAAAATAATTGAAACAATAGCAGATGATGGGGACATTAATGAAACAATTCTAGGACATGAAGAATTTAAATCATTAAAGGACTTATCTAAGCTAAGTGTAGAAGACATTACTGGAATATTAGGTAGTGAAGTTGGAAAGGCTTATATGACTTCACATGACGATTCAATTAGGTCAAAAGCAGTTGAAACATTTAAAACTGGCAAAATGCAAGATGAAATTAAAAAAGCAATTGAAGAAGCTAAAAACGGAAAGAAAAGTCCTGAAGCTGAAGCACTTGAAAAACTTCAAAAGGAGTTTGAAGCGAGTCAAGCTGAACTTACAAAAGAAAGAACTATGAACAAACTTTCAGCTACTCTAAAGGAAAAGAAATTACCTATAGAACTTGCAAATTTTGCTTATGGTGATGGACAGGAAGAAACAATTAATAAAAATATTGAAACTTTACAAAATGTATTAAATAGTGCAGTTGATAGTGGTGTTAAGGCTAAATTAGGTATAAGTGCTTATACTCCACCAGCAGATGCACAAACAAATGCTGCTAATGCAGAAATAGCCCAAGCCATGGGTGTACAATAA
- a CDS encoding DUF2829 domain-containing protein: protein MKFEEVLPQIKEGKKAFRTGWNGKGMFVVRQKGYPQGIPCNKQTAEVWGLNEGDLFKCEPYLQIKNANGSHSMWVPSTGDIFAEDWEVIR from the coding sequence ATGAAATTTGAAGAAGTATTACCACAAATTAAAGAAGGAAAGAAAGCATTTAGAACTGGTTGGAATGGTAAAGGAATGTTTGTTGTAAGACAAAAAGGATATCCTCAAGGTATTCCATGTAATAAGCAAACTGCTGAAGTATGGGGATTGAATGAAGGAGATTTATTTAAGTGTGAACCATATTTACAAATTAAGAATGCTAATGGAAGTCATAGTATGTGGGTTCCAAGTACAGGAGATATATTTGCTGAGGACTGGGAGGTAATTAGATAA
- a CDS encoding CHC2 zinc finger domain-containing protein: MNELHDIELNKLIEKETGERFNREGYIKCPFHKEKTPSMKVRFFPDRNKQKYKCFGCGATGDAIDFISNYKNLDYNAAREYLDLEVKKNDFEISEDKVRNYIDWQLEHTKKDYKFLGLFTFVDEDNTPIYYKAKFRKPDGKKETPYYCFDEDGKVANRRGTDEVPYNLFNVLNAIENNKVIVFVEGEKDANMINNTLKNTEYVATSIKGVKDYTPIKQKDMRIYVIGDTGEAGTKYIDEIKKEFFGIASEFKVINLPGLKKLGDNKDVTDWLEDLGHNKYDLFRAFSRSLNLKDNYELQQDSHGIYRSWPSKTNPDEYKKQYLTDFQVVEAKRLRFIEEDREGVRLLLKSNTGDLIERIGPSSKFDDVKAFKNFLGTLDLAFKGKPDDVTDLKSWINKYWALENEEIYTGDKFIVKDGLLNLVTGDGAINGIGVNHSLISNNNDIKILDIESISREEIKELKGHIFKFTETSKAISIIGTVINDLAIYQNQEIGEKLPHLLIVGESQSGKTTILEKVIAQILNYPVENKKSIGNSSNWAMQRDLSTGNYPSLYDEFKPSMMDKYKMQKVSGLLRDLYDRQVINKGDKTLNVKSFQLTRPLIMAGEESYPNSETALITRSCIVYLSRNERTKKNSDVMQWMVDNQIILNKFGRSIIDTILNLKPEEYKAIRNSKRSCFKNLKERALDTAISIAAGIEIFNILLENFNLKKIENYEEFIYKNIKEEILENEEDTRSTVENMLVLYNDIIENGRIFKAKDIVKNTGEGLFIRTSEMINEIFKFVKDYGSAEVVPLKLRDFKKQAAKAGYLLKQSGKVFKIEGQAARFDEYSASKFRNLHLDAIVEPEIYDQSYISKAEQKVIEGVFNK, from the coding sequence TTGAATGAACTACATGATATCGAGTTAAATAAACTAATTGAAAAGGAAACTGGAGAAAGATTTAACAGGGAAGGATATATAAAATGTCCCTTTCATAAAGAAAAAACTCCTTCTATGAAAGTTAGGTTTTTCCCAGACAGGAATAAACAAAAGTACAAATGCTTTGGGTGTGGAGCTACTGGTGATGCAATAGATTTTATATCTAATTATAAAAATCTTGACTATAATGCAGCCAGGGAATATTTAGATCTTGAGGTTAAAAAGAATGACTTTGAAATTTCAGAAGATAAAGTAAGAAACTATATAGATTGGCAGCTAGAGCATACTAAAAAAGATTATAAATTTTTAGGATTATTTACTTTTGTAGATGAGGATAATACTCCGATTTACTATAAAGCTAAGTTCCGTAAGCCTGATGGTAAAAAAGAAACTCCATATTATTGTTTTGATGAAGATGGAAAAGTAGCAAATAGGCGAGGAACTGATGAGGTTCCATACAATCTATTTAATGTACTTAATGCAATTGAAAATAATAAGGTTATAGTCTTTGTAGAAGGCGAAAAAGATGCCAATATGATAAATAATACTTTGAAGAATACAGAGTACGTAGCGACATCTATAAAAGGAGTAAAAGACTATACACCAATAAAGCAAAAAGATATGAGGATATATGTCATTGGTGATACAGGAGAAGCAGGTACTAAATATATAGATGAAATTAAAAAAGAATTTTTTGGAATTGCATCTGAGTTTAAAGTAATTAATCTTCCAGGACTAAAGAAGCTTGGTGATAATAAAGATGTTACAGACTGGTTAGAAGATCTTGGACATAATAAATATGATTTATTTAGAGCCTTTAGCAGAAGTTTAAACTTAAAAGACAATTACGAATTACAGCAAGATTCACATGGGATTTATAGATCATGGCCAAGTAAAACAAATCCTGATGAATACAAAAAACAATATTTAACTGATTTCCAAGTAGTAGAAGCTAAAAGACTTAGATTCATTGAAGAAGATAGGGAAGGAGTAAGGCTTCTATTAAAAAGTAATACTGGAGATCTTATTGAAAGAATAGGTCCAAGTTCCAAATTTGATGATGTAAAAGCTTTTAAAAACTTCCTAGGGACTTTGGATTTGGCATTTAAAGGTAAGCCAGATGATGTTACAGATCTAAAGAGTTGGATTAATAAATACTGGGCCTTAGAGAATGAGGAGATATATACTGGAGATAAATTTATTGTGAAAGATGGATTATTGAATTTAGTTACAGGAGATGGAGCAATAAATGGTATAGGAGTAAATCACTCATTAATATCAAATAATAATGATATAAAGATTTTAGATATTGAAAGTATCTCAAGAGAAGAAATTAAAGAATTAAAAGGACATATTTTTAAATTTACTGAAACTAGCAAGGCAATCAGCATTATTGGAACAGTTATAAATGACCTTGCAATATATCAAAATCAAGAAATAGGTGAAAAGCTTCCACATCTACTTATAGTAGGTGAATCTCAATCAGGTAAAACAACTATTTTAGAAAAAGTAATAGCACAAATACTTAATTATCCAGTAGAAAATAAGAAGTCTATAGGAAATAGTAGTAACTGGGCAATGCAAAGGGATTTAAGCACAGGAAATTATCCAAGCCTTTATGATGAGTTTAAGCCTAGCATGATGGATAAATATAAGATGCAGAAAGTAAGTGGACTACTTAGAGATTTATATGATAGGCAGGTAATAAACAAAGGTGATAAAACACTTAATGTTAAATCATTTCAATTGACTAGACCACTCATAATGGCAGGAGAAGAGTCTTATCCAAATTCAGAAACAGCTCTTATAACTAGAAGTTGCATAGTGTATCTTTCAAGGAATGAACGTACTAAGAAAAATAGTGATGTAATGCAATGGATGGTTGATAATCAAATAATCCTTAATAAGTTTGGAAGAAGCATAATTGATACAATTCTTAATTTAAAGCCAGAAGAATACAAAGCAATTAGAAACAGTAAAAGATCATGTTTCAAAAATTTAAAAGAAAGAGCTCTTGATACAGCAATAAGCATAGCAGCAGGTATTGAAATATTTAATATTTTATTAGAGAATTTTAATCTTAAAAAAATTGAGAATTACGAAGAATTTATTTATAAGAATATAAAAGAAGAAATTCTTGAAAATGAAGAAGATACAAGATCTACAGTTGAAAATATGTTAGTTCTTTATAACGATATAATCGAAAATGGTAGGATATTTAAAGCTAAAGATATAGTTAAAAATACTGGTGAAGGTTTGTTTATAAGAACATCTGAAATGATTAATGAGATATTTAAGTTCGTAAAGGATTATGGATCTGCAGAAGTTGTTCCTTTAAAACTGAGAGATTTTAAAAAGCAAGCAGCTAAAGCAGGATATCTATTAAAACAATCTGGCAAAGTATTTAAAATTGAAGGACAGGCAGCTAGATTTGATGAATATAGTGCATCTAAATTTAGAAATTTACACTTAGATGCAATAGTTGAACCAGAAATATATGATCAGTCTTACATAAGTAAGGCAGAACAAAAAGTTATTGAAGGTGTGTTTAATAAATAG
- a CDS encoding DUF4406 domain-containing protein, with protein MKIYIAGKVRGLKNYKEIFKKAENKLQGKGHITLNPAELPEGMNGEDYMRICIPMLEVADAIYLLPNWKDSEGAKVERAYAECQGKLVFFDKW; from the coding sequence ATGAAAATTTATATAGCAGGTAAAGTCAGAGGTCTTAAAAATTATAAAGAAATATTTAAGAAAGCAGAAAATAAATTACAAGGCAAAGGACATATAACATTAAATCCAGCAGAGCTACCAGAGGGAATGAATGGAGAAGATTACATGCGAATATGTATTCCGATGTTAGAGGTAGCAGATGCAATATATCTTTTACCTAATTGGAAAGATTCTGAGGGTGCTAAAGTAGAAAGGGCATATGCAGAGTGTCAAGGCAAATTGGTTTTCTTTGATAAGTGGTGA
- a CDS encoding HD domain-containing protein, with translation MDNNKIQSNKERFLQLLKGVNREGMDKLIAYLEKTDFFIAPASTMFHGNYEGALVEHSLNVYNLFKEKNERYELGLKEDSVILMSLLHDMCKANFYKPTTRNKKIDGKWVVIPWYDVDDSLPCGHGEKSVILIQAFIKLSGEEMLGIRWHMGGYENKDNYRTLSAAWDKYKSGACLHTADLEASNILEYKIDYEKAGQQKMNL, from the coding sequence ATGGACAATAACAAAATTCAATCAAACAAAGAACGTTTTTTACAACTACTAAAAGGAGTTAATAGAGAAGGTATGGACAAATTAATAGCATATTTAGAAAAAACAGATTTCTTTATTGCTCCAGCTTCGACAATGTTTCATGGAAACTATGAGGGGGCTTTGGTTGAACATAGTTTAAATGTATACAACTTATTTAAGGAAAAGAATGAAAGATATGAATTAGGTTTAAAAGAGGATTCAGTAATATTAATGTCTTTGTTACATGATATGTGTAAAGCTAATTTCTATAAGCCAACAACTAGAAATAAGAAAATTGATGGCAAGTGGGTAGTAATTCCATGGTATGACGTTGATGATTCACTTCCATGTGGTCATGGTGAAAAATCAGTAATACTTATACAGGCATTTATAAAGCTATCTGGAGAAGAAATGCTAGGTATTAGATGGCATATGGGTGGATATGAAAATAAAGATAACTATAGGACCTTAAGTGCAGCATGGGACAAATATAAGAGTGGCGCTTGTTTACACACAGCAGATTTAGAAGCAAGTAATATATTAGAATACAAGATTGACTATGAAAAAGCTGGTCAACAGAAAATGAACTTATAG